A section of the Oryza sativa Japonica Group chromosome 1, ASM3414082v1 genome encodes:
- the LOC4326078 gene encoding beta-1,2-xylosyltransferease XAX1-like isoform X3, with protein MVSSWEGSASTNVPRIPVAPLIMGRVDEDISTRSPELGSVFKNENFKNGTDSENKSRSERQVAISTENDPPPGKEESLTKSPQTAVSESEVPKPKSKISCDDKSKDEGFPYARPIVCHLSGDVRVSPATSSVTLTMPLQQGEAAARRIRPYARRDDFLLPLVREVAITSAASEGDAPSCNVSHGVPAVIFSIGGYTGNFFHDMADVLVPLYLTTFHFKGKVQLFVANYKQWWIQKYKPVLRRLSHRAVVDFDSDGDVHCFDHVIVGLVRDRDLILGQHPTRNPKGYTMVDFTRFLRHAYGLRRDKPMVLGETSGKKPRMLIISRRRTRKLLNLRQVAAMARELGFEVVVSEAGVGGGSGGVKRFASAVNSCDVLVGVHGAGLTNQAFLPRGGVVVQIVPWGRMEWMATNFYGAPAAAMELRYVEYHVAAEESSLARRYPREHAVFRDPMAIHGQGWKALADIVMTQDVKLNLRRFRPTLLRVLDLLQD; from the exons ATGGTGAGTTCTTGGGAAGGCAGCGCCAGTACGAATGTACCTCGAATTCCTGTTGCTCCTCTGATTATGGGCAGGGTCGATGAAGATATTTCGACAAGATCGCCGGAATTAG GTTCCGTgtttaaaaatgaaaattttaagaATGGGACAGATTCAGAGAATAAATCAAGATCAGAGAGACAGGTTGCAATCTCTACAGAGAATGATCCCCCTCCTGGAAAGGAAGAATCTTTGACAAAATCACCACAGACAG CAGTTTCAGAGAGTGAAGTTCCAAAGCCTAAGAGTAAGATAAGTTGTGATGATAAGAGTAAAGATGAAGGCTTCCCTTATGCAAGGCCAATCGTCTGCCACCTGTCCGGCGACGTTCGAGTTtctccggcgacctcctcgGTTACCCTGACCATGCCATTGCAGCaaggggaggcagcggcgcggcgcatCAGGCCATATGCACGCCGGGACGACTTCCTGCTACCTCTTGTCAGAGAAGTGGCCATCACATCAGCTGCAAGTGAAGGCGATGCTCCCAGCTGCAATGTCAGCCATGGCGTCCCCGCGGTCATCTTCTCCATCGGCGGCTACACCGGCAACTTCTTCCATGACATGGCAGACGTGCTGGTGCCTCTGTACCTCACCACCTTCCATTTCAAAGGGAAGGTACAGCTGTTCGTTGCAAACTACAAGCAATGGTGGATTCAGAAGTACAAGCCGGTGCTCCGGCGGCTTTCGCATCGAGCCGTCGTCGATTTCGACTCCGACGGCGATGTCCATTGCTTCGATCATGTGATCGTGGGCTTGGTGAGAGACAGGGACCTGATCCTTGGGCAGCATCCGACGAGGAACCCCAAGGGGTACACCATGGTCGACTTCACGAGGTTCTTGCGCCACGCGTACGGGCTGAGGAGGGACAAGCCCATGGTGCTCGGCGAGACGAGCGGCAAGAAGCCGAGGATGCTGATCATatcgcggcggcggacgaggaagCTGCTGAACCTACGGCaggtggcggccatggcgagggaGCTGGGATTCGAGGTGGTGGTCTCcgaggccggcgtcggcggcggcagcggcggcgtgaagAGGTTCGCGTCGGCGGTGAACTCGTGCGACGTGCTGGTGGGCGTCCACGGCGCCGGGCTGACGAACCAGGCGTTCCTCCCCCGGGGCGGCGTGGTGGTGCAGATCGTGCCGTGGGGGAGGATGGAGTGGATGGCGACCAACTTCtacggcgcgccggcggcggccatggagcTCAGGTACGTGGAGTACcacgtggcggcggaggagagcagCCTGGCGAGGAGGTACCCGAGGGAGCACGCCGTGTTCAGGGACCCCATGGCCATCCATGGCCAGGGGTGGAAGGCGCTCGCTGACATCGTCATGACGCAGGATGTCAAGCTCAACCTGCGAAGGTTCAGGCCTACGCTTCTGCGTGTGCTTGATCTTCTTCAGGACTAG
- the LOC4326078 gene encoding beta-1,2-xylosyltransferease XAX1-like isoform X1, producing the protein MKAAARERKPRHSNGRAAAAAAKNLSKVEPGRHLAVVRLFPACLLALLICLCVVKFFSSLSSQSQRIGTRSRMVSSWEGSASTNVPRIPVAPLIMGRVDEDISTRSPELGSVFKNENFKNGTDSENKSRSERQVAISTENDPPPGKEESLTKSPQTAVSESEVPKPKSKISCDDKSKDEGFPYARPIVCHLSGDVRVSPATSSVTLTMPLQQGEAAARRIRPYARRDDFLLPLVREVAITSAASEGDAPSCNVSHGVPAVIFSIGGYTGNFFHDMADVLVPLYLTTFHFKGKVQLFVANYKQWWIQKYKPVLRRLSHRAVVDFDSDGDVHCFDHVIVGLVRDRDLILGQHPTRNPKGYTMVDFTRFLRHAYGLRRDKPMVLGETSGKKPRMLIISRRRTRKLLNLRQVAAMARELGFEVVVSEAGVGGGSGGVKRFASAVNSCDVLVGVHGAGLTNQAFLPRGGVVVQIVPWGRMEWMATNFYGAPAAAMELRYVEYHVAAEESSLARRYPREHAVFRDPMAIHGQGWKALADIVMTQDVKLNLRRFRPTLLRVLDLLQD; encoded by the exons atgaaggcggcggcgagggagaggaaGCCGAGGCACAGCAACGggagggccgcggcggcggctgccaagAACCTGAGCAAGGTCGAGCCCGGCAGGCACCTCGCCGTCGTCAGGCTTTTTCCGGCGTGCCTCCTCGCCCTGCTTATCTGCCTCTGCGTCGTCAagttcttctcctctctctcgtctcAATCCCAGC ggATTGGAACCAGGAGCAGGATGGTGAGTTCTTGGGAAGGCAGCGCCAGTACGAATGTACCTCGAATTCCTGTTGCTCCTCTGATTATGGGCAGGGTCGATGAAGATATTTCGACAAGATCGCCGGAATTAG GTTCCGTgtttaaaaatgaaaattttaagaATGGGACAGATTCAGAGAATAAATCAAGATCAGAGAGACAGGTTGCAATCTCTACAGAGAATGATCCCCCTCCTGGAAAGGAAGAATCTTTGACAAAATCACCACAGACAG CAGTTTCAGAGAGTGAAGTTCCAAAGCCTAAGAGTAAGATAAGTTGTGATGATAAGAGTAAAGATGAAGGCTTCCCTTATGCAAGGCCAATCGTCTGCCACCTGTCCGGCGACGTTCGAGTTtctccggcgacctcctcgGTTACCCTGACCATGCCATTGCAGCaaggggaggcagcggcgcggcgcatCAGGCCATATGCACGCCGGGACGACTTCCTGCTACCTCTTGTCAGAGAAGTGGCCATCACATCAGCTGCAAGTGAAGGCGATGCTCCCAGCTGCAATGTCAGCCATGGCGTCCCCGCGGTCATCTTCTCCATCGGCGGCTACACCGGCAACTTCTTCCATGACATGGCAGACGTGCTGGTGCCTCTGTACCTCACCACCTTCCATTTCAAAGGGAAGGTACAGCTGTTCGTTGCAAACTACAAGCAATGGTGGATTCAGAAGTACAAGCCGGTGCTCCGGCGGCTTTCGCATCGAGCCGTCGTCGATTTCGACTCCGACGGCGATGTCCATTGCTTCGATCATGTGATCGTGGGCTTGGTGAGAGACAGGGACCTGATCCTTGGGCAGCATCCGACGAGGAACCCCAAGGGGTACACCATGGTCGACTTCACGAGGTTCTTGCGCCACGCGTACGGGCTGAGGAGGGACAAGCCCATGGTGCTCGGCGAGACGAGCGGCAAGAAGCCGAGGATGCTGATCATatcgcggcggcggacgaggaagCTGCTGAACCTACGGCaggtggcggccatggcgagggaGCTGGGATTCGAGGTGGTGGTCTCcgaggccggcgtcggcggcggcagcggcggcgtgaagAGGTTCGCGTCGGCGGTGAACTCGTGCGACGTGCTGGTGGGCGTCCACGGCGCCGGGCTGACGAACCAGGCGTTCCTCCCCCGGGGCGGCGTGGTGGTGCAGATCGTGCCGTGGGGGAGGATGGAGTGGATGGCGACCAACTTCtacggcgcgccggcggcggccatggagcTCAGGTACGTGGAGTACcacgtggcggcggaggagagcagCCTGGCGAGGAGGTACCCGAGGGAGCACGCCGTGTTCAGGGACCCCATGGCCATCCATGGCCAGGGGTGGAAGGCGCTCGCTGACATCGTCATGACGCAGGATGTCAAGCTCAACCTGCGAAGGTTCAGGCCTACGCTTCTGCGTGTGCTTGATCTTCTTCAGGACTAG
- the LOC4326078 gene encoding beta-1,2-xylosyltransferease XAX1-like isoform X2, whose protein sequence is MKAAARERKPRHSNGRAAAAAAKNLSKVEPGRHLAVVRLFPACLLALLICLCVVKFFSSLSSQSQRIGTRSRMVSSWEGSASTNVPRIPVAPLIMGRVDEDISTRSPELGSVFKNENFKNGTDSENKSRSERQVAISTENDPPPGKEESLTKSPQTVSESEVPKPKSKISCDDKSKDEGFPYARPIVCHLSGDVRVSPATSSVTLTMPLQQGEAAARRIRPYARRDDFLLPLVREVAITSAASEGDAPSCNVSHGVPAVIFSIGGYTGNFFHDMADVLVPLYLTTFHFKGKVQLFVANYKQWWIQKYKPVLRRLSHRAVVDFDSDGDVHCFDHVIVGLVRDRDLILGQHPTRNPKGYTMVDFTRFLRHAYGLRRDKPMVLGETSGKKPRMLIISRRRTRKLLNLRQVAAMARELGFEVVVSEAGVGGGSGGVKRFASAVNSCDVLVGVHGAGLTNQAFLPRGGVVVQIVPWGRMEWMATNFYGAPAAAMELRYVEYHVAAEESSLARRYPREHAVFRDPMAIHGQGWKALADIVMTQDVKLNLRRFRPTLLRVLDLLQD, encoded by the exons atgaaggcggcggcgagggagaggaaGCCGAGGCACAGCAACGggagggccgcggcggcggctgccaagAACCTGAGCAAGGTCGAGCCCGGCAGGCACCTCGCCGTCGTCAGGCTTTTTCCGGCGTGCCTCCTCGCCCTGCTTATCTGCCTCTGCGTCGTCAagttcttctcctctctctcgtctcAATCCCAGC ggATTGGAACCAGGAGCAGGATGGTGAGTTCTTGGGAAGGCAGCGCCAGTACGAATGTACCTCGAATTCCTGTTGCTCCTCTGATTATGGGCAGGGTCGATGAAGATATTTCGACAAGATCGCCGGAATTAG GTTCCGTgtttaaaaatgaaaattttaagaATGGGACAGATTCAGAGAATAAATCAAGATCAGAGAGACAGGTTGCAATCTCTACAGAGAATGATCCCCCTCCTGGAAAGGAAGAATCTTTGACAAAATCACCACAGACAG TTTCAGAGAGTGAAGTTCCAAAGCCTAAGAGTAAGATAAGTTGTGATGATAAGAGTAAAGATGAAGGCTTCCCTTATGCAAGGCCAATCGTCTGCCACCTGTCCGGCGACGTTCGAGTTtctccggcgacctcctcgGTTACCCTGACCATGCCATTGCAGCaaggggaggcagcggcgcggcgcatCAGGCCATATGCACGCCGGGACGACTTCCTGCTACCTCTTGTCAGAGAAGTGGCCATCACATCAGCTGCAAGTGAAGGCGATGCTCCCAGCTGCAATGTCAGCCATGGCGTCCCCGCGGTCATCTTCTCCATCGGCGGCTACACCGGCAACTTCTTCCATGACATGGCAGACGTGCTGGTGCCTCTGTACCTCACCACCTTCCATTTCAAAGGGAAGGTACAGCTGTTCGTTGCAAACTACAAGCAATGGTGGATTCAGAAGTACAAGCCGGTGCTCCGGCGGCTTTCGCATCGAGCCGTCGTCGATTTCGACTCCGACGGCGATGTCCATTGCTTCGATCATGTGATCGTGGGCTTGGTGAGAGACAGGGACCTGATCCTTGGGCAGCATCCGACGAGGAACCCCAAGGGGTACACCATGGTCGACTTCACGAGGTTCTTGCGCCACGCGTACGGGCTGAGGAGGGACAAGCCCATGGTGCTCGGCGAGACGAGCGGCAAGAAGCCGAGGATGCTGATCATatcgcggcggcggacgaggaagCTGCTGAACCTACGGCaggtggcggccatggcgagggaGCTGGGATTCGAGGTGGTGGTCTCcgaggccggcgtcggcggcggcagcggcggcgtgaagAGGTTCGCGTCGGCGGTGAACTCGTGCGACGTGCTGGTGGGCGTCCACGGCGCCGGGCTGACGAACCAGGCGTTCCTCCCCCGGGGCGGCGTGGTGGTGCAGATCGTGCCGTGGGGGAGGATGGAGTGGATGGCGACCAACTTCtacggcgcgccggcggcggccatggagcTCAGGTACGTGGAGTACcacgtggcggcggaggagagcagCCTGGCGAGGAGGTACCCGAGGGAGCACGCCGTGTTCAGGGACCCCATGGCCATCCATGGCCAGGGGTGGAAGGCGCTCGCTGACATCGTCATGACGCAGGATGTCAAGCTCAACCTGCGAAGGTTCAGGCCTACGCTTCTGCGTGTGCTTGATCTTCTTCAGGACTAG
- the LOC4326079 gene encoding beta-1,2-xylosyltransferase XYXT1-like: MGGDHGKLMKSLKGAAQKYLGVGFLLGFFLVLLTYFTVSEQFAIAAPNAIRKTSPGHASPTIPPPVEEKRPQLPPIIEQRQAPKAEHEHAAVVQEKTPSAEEIEIQKETEEDHTKEKPTDDVTTTVEESAPAKKPACDIQGPWASDVCSIDGDVRIHGAAHDVVIPPPIEGGGSNPNPREWRVVPYSRKHMGGLKEVAVREVASAAEAPACDVRSPVPALVFAMGGLTGNYWHDFSDVLIPLYLQARRFDGEVQLVVENIQMWYVGKYKRVLDRLSRHDIVDMDRDDKVRCFPGAVVGIRMHKEFSIDPARDPTGHSMPEFTKFLRDTFSLPRDAPVSLVDNAAAVRPRLMIISRRHPRKLMNVEEVVRAAERIGFEVVIGDPPFNVDVGEFAKEVNRADVLMGVHGAGLTNSVFLPTGAVLIQVVPYGKMEHIGKVDFGDPAEDMRLKYMAYSAGVEESTLVETLGRDHPAVRDPESVHRSGWGKVAEYYLGKQDIRLDLARFEPLLRDAMDYLKHQ, translated from the exons atgggAGGCGATCATGGGAAGCTCATGAAGAGCTTGAAGGGTGCAGCTCAGAAGTATCTCGGCGTCGGCTTCTTGCTCGGCTTCTTCCTTGTTCTCCTCACATACTTCACCGTCTCCGAGCAGTTCGCGATCGCTGCACCCAACG CAATTCGGAAAACATCACCGGGACACGCCTCCCCGACGATCCCCCCGCCTGTGGAAGAGAAGAGGCCACAGCTGCCCCCTATCATAG AGCAGCGGCAAGCACCAAAGGCAGAGCATGAGCATGCAGCGGTGGTACAGGAGAAGACCCCGTCAGCTGAAGAGATAGAGATACAGAAAGAAACAGAAGAGGACCACACCAAGGAGAAGCCCACTG ATGACGTCACCACCACGGTGGAGGAGAGCGCGCCGGCGAAGAAGCCGGCGTGCGACATCCAGGGGCCATGGGCGTCCGACGTGTGCAGCATCGACGGCGACGTGCGCATCCACGGCGCGGCGCACGACGTCGTGATCCCGCCGCCGAtcgagggcggcggcagcaaccCGAACCCGCGGGAGTGGCGCGTCGTGCCCTACTCGCGGAAGCACATGGGCGGGCTCAAGGAGGTGGCGGTGCGGgaggtggcgtcggcggcggaggcgccggcGTGCGACGTGCGGTCGCCGGTGCCGGCGCTGGTGTTCGCCATGGGCGGGCTGACGGGCAACTACTGGCACGACTTCTCCGACGTGCTCATCCCGCTGTACCTGCAGGCGCGGCGGTTCGACGGCGAGGTGCAGCTCGTTGTGGAGAACATCCAGATGTGGTACGTGGGCAAGTACAAGCGCGTCCTGGACCGGCTGTCGCGCCACGACATCGTCGACATGGACAGGGACGACAAGGTCCGGTGCTTCCCCGGCGCGGTGGTCGGCATCCGGATGCACAAGGAGTTCAGCATCGACCCGGCGCGGGATCCCACGGGCCACTCCATGCCGGAGTTCACCAAGTTCCTCCGCGACACCTTCTCGCTGCCGCGCGACGCGCCGGTGAGCCTCGTCGACAATGCCGCGGCGGTGAGGCCGCGGTTGATGATCATCTCGCGGCGGCACCCGCGGAAGCTGATGAacgtggaggaggtggtgcgGGCGGCGGAGCGGATCGGGTTCGAGGTGGTGATCGGCGACCCGCCGTTCAACGTGGACGTCGGCGAGTTCGCCAAGGAGGTGAACCGCGCGGACGTGCTGATGGGCGTCCATGGCGCGGGGCTGACGAACTCGGTGTTCCTGCCGACGGGGGCGGTGCTGATCCAGGTGGTGCCGTACGGGAAGATGGAGCACATCGGGAAGGTGGACTTCGGCGATCCGGCGGAGGACATGAGGCTCAAGTACATGGCGTACTCCGCCGGCGTGGAGGAGAGCACGCTGGTGGAGACGCTGGGGCGCGACCACCCGGCGGTGCGCGACCCGGAGTCGGTCCACCGGAGCGGGTGGGGGAAGGTCGCCGAGTACTACCTCGGCAAGCAGGACATCCGCCTCGATCTCGCCCGCTTCGAGCCCCTCCTCCGCGACGCCATGGATTACCTCAAACACCAGTAG